From the genome of Phytohabitans rumicis, one region includes:
- a CDS encoding IclR family transcriptional regulator, whose product MSVDVPAIQTVQRAAAILGAFTPERPRLSLGEITAELGMSKATAHRYARALRAANLLRYDPVAARYTLGPQILALEAAARAGLPIVTAAEPYLDELMRETDLTAVLSVWNGDGPTVVRCADNTVGDVRISVRTGSQLDLTRSAQGRIFCAYLPAAEAPGIARRLKSSADLRKVVEEVRREGIAANSPEDFGVRVLAAPVFERTNVVAAIAVVGTSVRLSGAEEVAAAATLRRIAARLSQELGAE is encoded by the coding sequence ATGAGCGTCGATGTGCCCGCCATCCAGACCGTCCAACGGGCGGCCGCGATCCTCGGCGCGTTCACCCCGGAGCGGCCCCGGCTGAGCCTCGGCGAGATCACCGCGGAGTTGGGGATGAGCAAGGCCACCGCGCACCGGTACGCCCGCGCGCTGCGCGCCGCCAACCTGCTGCGCTACGACCCGGTGGCGGCGCGGTACACGCTGGGGCCGCAGATCCTGGCGCTGGAGGCGGCCGCCCGCGCCGGCCTGCCGATCGTCACGGCCGCCGAGCCGTACCTGGACGAGCTGATGCGCGAGACCGATCTGACCGCGGTGCTGAGCGTCTGGAACGGCGACGGCCCCACGGTCGTGCGCTGCGCCGACAACACCGTCGGCGACGTGCGGATCAGCGTCCGGACCGGCTCGCAGCTCGACCTCACCCGGTCGGCGCAGGGCCGGATCTTCTGCGCGTACCTGCCGGCGGCCGAGGCGCCCGGCATCGCGCGCCGGCTCAAGTCCTCCGCGGACCTGCGCAAGGTGGTCGAGGAGGTGCGCCGGGAGGGCATCGCGGCCAACTCGCCCGAGGACTTCGGCGTGCGGGTCCTCGCCGCGCCGGTCTTCGAGCGCACGAACGTCGTCGCCGCCATCGCCGTGGTCGGCACCAGCGTGCGGCTGTCCGGCGCGGAGGAGGTGGCGGCCGCGGCCACGCTGCGGCGGATCGCCGCCCGGCTGTCCCAGGAGCTCGGCGCCGAGTGA
- a CDS encoding fumarylacetoacetate hydrolase family protein, which yields MNLVATADGVGRVEGDEIALLDLPWPDVAALLAAGVGLETAKAARVRGRAPLADATLLPPLGSTRAVWGVGLNYHSKARRTGRPVPDEPVLYLKAASGACAPGGTAALASAQVDYEGEVALVIGRRATCLRPEHAWDHVAAVCAANDVTARDVMTATGNPTLAKSFPGFGALGASVRDLTTVSDPADIAVRTFVNGVLHQDSTTADLIFPVPELLARLTRFAALEPGDVVLTGTPEGTGQDRGVFLRPGDVVEVRVPGVLPLRTWFRS from the coding sequence GTGAACCTCGTGGCGACGGCCGACGGTGTGGGTCGGGTCGAGGGCGACGAGATCGCCCTGCTCGACCTTCCATGGCCGGACGTCGCCGCCCTGCTCGCCGCCGGGGTTGGGCTCGAAACCGCAAAAGCCGCACGGGTACGCGGGCGAGCGCCACTAGCCGACGCGACACTCCTACCCCCGCTCGGCTCGACCCGAGCCGTCTGGGGCGTCGGGCTGAATTACCACTCCAAGGCGCGGCGCACCGGCCGGCCCGTACCCGATGAGCCCGTCCTCTACCTGAAGGCGGCCAGCGGCGCCTGCGCCCCCGGCGGGACCGCGGCCCTGGCCTCGGCGCAGGTGGACTACGAGGGCGAGGTGGCGCTCGTCATCGGGCGGCGGGCCACTTGTTTGCGGCCGGAACACGCCTGGGACCACGTGGCCGCCGTGTGCGCGGCCAACGACGTCACCGCCCGGGACGTCATGACGGCCACCGGCAACCCGACGCTGGCCAAGAGCTTCCCCGGCTTCGGCGCGCTGGGCGCCTCGGTGCGCGACCTGACCACCGTGTCCGATCCGGCGGACATCGCCGTGCGGACCTTCGTCAACGGCGTGCTCCACCAGGACTCGACGACCGCGGATCTCATCTTCCCGGTGCCGGAGCTGCTCGCCCGGCTCACCCGCTTCGCCGCGCTGGAGCCCGGGGACGTGGTGCTGACCGGCACACCGGAAGGGACCGGGCAGGACCGGGGCGTCTTCCTGCGCCCCGGGGACGTCGTCGAGGTACGCGTGCCGGGCGTCCTGCCGCTGCGGACCTGGTTCCGTTCATAG